The following proteins are co-located in the Roseovarius arcticus genome:
- a CDS encoding YiiX/YebB-like N1pC/P60 family cysteine hydrolase, with the protein MAVTLRDCCDSLLSRIGQRLAAYLNRASVGYTPFTPSDFETLCRALRPGDVLLVEGQERVSNAIKYLTQSTWSHAAMYVGDTLPETPGGAESHRLIEVNLSEGCVSAPLSKYARFNTRICRPVGLKSEERRAVTEFMAVRVGLKYDLRNVFDLLRYLFPTPPVPVRWRRRMLAIGSSDPTRAICSSLIARAFQSVHYPILPDVRLVKARKGSKFARREILHIRHHSLFAPRDFDLSPYFQIVKPDLVTGFDPHLLEWSAEPAPSLAPLGGSAT; encoded by the coding sequence ATGGCCGTCACTCTACGAGATTGCTGCGATTCACTGCTGAGCAGGATCGGGCAGCGTCTGGCCGCCTACCTTAACCGCGCGAGTGTCGGCTATACTCCCTTCACGCCATCCGACTTTGAAACCTTGTGTCGCGCGCTGCGGCCCGGCGACGTTCTTCTGGTCGAGGGGCAGGAGCGAGTTTCGAATGCCATCAAGTACTTGACCCAATCTACATGGTCCCATGCCGCGATGTATGTGGGGGATACCCTGCCAGAAACCCCGGGAGGCGCCGAGTCACACCGGCTGATAGAGGTCAATCTGAGCGAAGGCTGCGTGTCGGCGCCACTGTCGAAATATGCGCGCTTCAACACACGGATCTGCCGCCCCGTCGGCCTGAAATCTGAGGAACGCCGAGCCGTGACGGAGTTCATGGCCGTGCGAGTAGGCCTGAAATACGATCTGCGCAACGTCTTCGATCTTTTGCGCTATTTGTTTCCAACGCCCCCTGTTCCGGTGCGCTGGCGCAGGCGCATGCTGGCCATCGGATCAAGCGATCCGACGCGGGCGATCTGTTCGTCGCTGATCGCGCGGGCGTTTCAGTCCGTCCACTATCCAATCCTGCCCGATGTACGGTTGGTAAAGGCGCGGAAGGGATCAAAATTTGCACGGCGGGAAATCCTGCATATTCGGCATCATTCGCTGTTCGCGCCGCGCGATTTCGACCTGTCGCCGTATTTCCAGATCGTGAAACCGGATCTGGTCACAGGCTTCGACCCTCATCTGTTGGAATGGTCCGCTGAACCTGCGCCTAGTCTGGCGCCGTTGGGCGGATCAGCGACGTAG
- a CDS encoding ATP-binding cassette domain-containing protein, whose translation MSLDLDALSIRSAHGTALFQPLTLHVPAGGLVTVMGPSGVGKSTLLDAIGGHLAHGFRMSGAVRLNGRDVTGLPAEARRIGLMFQDALLFPHLSVGDNLAFGLPPGLRGRKQRRAAVEAALDQAGLAGLYERDPATLSGGQRARAALMRTLLAEPAALLLDEPFSKLDAGLRGEMRSFTFKHVKSRAVPTLMVTHDPDDAAAAGGLVVALKGLMAP comes from the coding sequence ATGAGCCTTGATCTTGACGCACTCTCCATCCGGTCGGCCCATGGCACAGCGCTTTTTCAGCCGCTGACGCTGCATGTCCCGGCGGGCGGCCTGGTCACGGTGATGGGTCCATCTGGGGTTGGGAAATCGACGTTGCTGGACGCCATTGGCGGACATCTGGCGCATGGGTTTCGTATGTCGGGTGCCGTGCGTCTGAACGGGCGCGACGTGACGGGCTTGCCCGCCGAGGCGCGGCGGATCGGGCTGATGTTTCAGGACGCGCTGCTGTTTCCGCATTTGTCGGTGGGCGACAATCTGGCTTTCGGCTTGCCCCCTGGCCTGCGCGGCCGCAAGCAACGGCGTGCAGCAGTGGAAGCTGCACTGGATCAGGCCGGGCTGGCGGGACTTTACGAGCGTGACCCTGCTACGCTGTCTGGCGGGCAACGCGCCCGCGCGGCGTTGATGCGCACCCTGCTGGCTGAACCTGCAGCGCTGCTTCTGGACGAGCCGTTCTCGAAGCTAGACGCCGGGTTGCGGGGAGAAATGCGCAGCTTCACCTTCAAGCATGTGAAATCGCGCGCTGTTCCGACACTGATGGTCACGCATGATCCCGATGACGCAGCAGCCGCCGGCGGTCTCGTCGTTGCGCTGAAAGGGTTGATGGCGCCATAA
- a CDS encoding ABC transporter permease, with amino-acid sequence MRHDGRLLRAVVLGVVGLGLIAPIAVGLWQTGRAAFGILPALGRDMVSLAPWHELADLPGVATSLRLTLVTGFGSTLLSLMLATGFCAAVHARMNPSVGARMLTPFLAIPHAAMAVGLAFVLAPSGWIARMMAPFAGWERPPDIATVNDGWGLALMVGLMVKEVPFLLLVILSALSQIPVARHVAAGRALGYGRGVVWIKIIMPQVWPLIRLPVWVVLAYALSVVDMAIILGPSNPPTLAVAVTRWFTDPNPAMILPASAGAILQAVIVGLAVVLLIVAEALGKRLGRWWLRRGGRGLRAEPGLWAASAGVTALMALGALAMVSLVVWSLAWRWSFPQILPESWSLKPWTSAQDGWIRALSNTLLLAGATVGLSLALAIAWLEGEDRAHRTRAPWAEALIYLPLLIPQIGFLFGLNVGFLQLGLSGGIWAVIWAQALFIFPYVMIALSDPWRALDPRMIRAAAALGAGPERRLWAVKLPVLIRPILTAAAIGVAVSVAQYLPTLFMGAGRVATLTTEAVTLSSGSDRRVTGVYATLQAGLPFAAYLAAFMIPAIVHRNRRALSGATAA; translated from the coding sequence ATGAGGCATGACGGCCGCCTTTTGCGTGCCGTCGTTCTGGGGGTGGTCGGGCTTGGACTGATCGCCCCAATTGCCGTTGGCCTGTGGCAAACCGGGCGCGCTGCCTTTGGCATCTTGCCCGCTCTGGGGAGGGACATGGTATCGCTGGCCCCGTGGCACGAACTGGCGGACCTGCCGGGCGTTGCAACAAGTCTGCGCCTGACGCTGGTCACCGGTTTTGGGTCCACCCTGCTGTCACTGATGCTGGCGACAGGATTTTGCGCTGCCGTTCATGCCCGAATGAACCCGTCGGTGGGCGCGCGGATGCTGACTCCGTTTCTGGCCATTCCCCATGCGGCAATGGCCGTGGGGCTTGCCTTTGTCCTTGCCCCGTCGGGCTGGATCGCACGGATGATGGCCCCCTTTGCCGGGTGGGAGCGCCCGCCGGACATCGCCACCGTGAATGACGGCTGGGGCCTTGCCCTGATGGTCGGGTTGATGGTCAAGGAGGTGCCATTCCTTTTGCTGGTGATCCTGTCAGCGCTCAGTCAGATCCCCGTAGCCCGCCACGTCGCGGCAGGGCGCGCACTTGGCTATGGCCGCGGGGTCGTGTGGATCAAGATTATCATGCCGCAGGTCTGGCCTCTGATCCGGCTGCCGGTCTGGGTGGTGCTTGCCTATGCGCTGTCGGTTGTGGACATGGCGATCATCCTTGGGCCGTCGAACCCGCCTACGCTGGCGGTGGCGGTGACACGCTGGTTCACCGACCCCAACCCCGCGATGATCCTGCCCGCATCGGCAGGGGCTATTCTGCAAGCGGTGATCGTGGGTCTTGCGGTGGTTCTGCTGATAGTTGCCGAGGCTTTGGGCAAGAGGCTGGGTCGCTGGTGGCTCAGGCGCGGCGGTCGCGGACTGCGGGCAGAACCCGGACTATGGGCAGCCAGCGCAGGGGTGACGGCGCTGATGGCGCTCGGGGCGCTGGCGATGGTATCGCTTGTCGTCTGGTCGCTGGCTTGGCGGTGGTCTTTTCCGCAGATCCTGCCAGAGAGTTGGTCGCTGAAACCTTGGACGAGCGCGCAAGACGGTTGGATTCGGGCATTGTCCAATACGCTGCTGTTGGCCGGGGCGACGGTAGGCTTGTCACTTGCACTGGCGATTGCGTGGCTCGAGGGTGAGGATCGCGCCCACCGCACCCGCGCACCCTGGGCCGAAGCGCTGATCTATCTGCCATTGCTGATCCCGCAGATCGGATTTCTTTTTGGTCTGAATGTGGGTTTCTTGCAGCTTGGCCTTTCGGGTGGGATCTGGGCCGTGATCTGGGCGCAGGCGTTGTTTATCTTTCCTTATGTGATGATTGCGCTGTCGGACCCCTGGCGCGCACTGGATCCGCGCATGATCCGTGCCGCCGCCGCACTCGGGGCCGGGCCGGAGCGCAGGTTGTGGGCGGTCAAGCTGCCGGTGCTGATCCGCCCAATCCTGACCGCCGCCGCCATCGGCGTAGCAGTGTCCGTGGCACAATACCTGCCGACCCTGTTCATGGGCGCGGGCCGCGTCGCGACGCTTACCACCGAGGCGGTTACCCTGTCGTCCGGGTCCGACCGCCGGGTAACGGGGGTCTATGCGACCCTGCAGGCCGGGCTGCCCTTTGCGGCCTATCTTGCCGCATTCATGATCCCCGCGATAGTCCACCGCAACCGTCGCGCCCTGTCAGGAGCCACCGCCGCATGA
- a CDS encoding ABC transporter substrate-binding protein: protein MKFPLVLALSLLATPSLADWQQTLDAARGQTVYWNAWGGDARTNAFIAWVSEQTETLYDVSVQQVKLTDTAEAVTRVISERTAGQDTGGSVDLIWINGPNFLAMKEQGLLHGPFVGDLPNARYLNLGPTSPASIDFTVPVEGLESPWRLAKFVFTYDSARVAEPPRSMADLGAWVAVNPGRFTHPDPSNFMGSTFLKQALIELAPDASVLQQPVTDAGFAAATAPFWDWYDALRPNLWRGGETYPENQSVQQQLLNDGEVDIGMSFDPASTAAAIADGLLPDSARVFVPENGSIGNISFVAIPYNAANAEGAEVVANFLLDPAAQAHMQNIEVLGSFSVLDPSLLDDAAKAAFAALPTAPSLPTVAELGPTLLEPHASWMTRLTAEWARRYTK, encoded by the coding sequence ATGAAATTCCCCCTCGTCCTTGCCCTGTCATTGCTCGCAACTCCGTCCTTGGCCGATTGGCAGCAGACTCTGGACGCCGCGCGTGGCCAGACCGTCTATTGGAACGCTTGGGGAGGCGACGCGCGCACGAACGCCTTCATTGCCTGGGTGAGCGAACAGACCGAGACGCTCTATGACGTGAGCGTCCAGCAAGTGAAACTGACCGATACCGCAGAAGCCGTGACGCGCGTGATTTCCGAGAGGACTGCCGGTCAGGACACAGGCGGCAGCGTGGATCTGATCTGGATTAACGGGCCGAACTTTTTGGCGATGAAGGAACAGGGCCTGCTGCACGGGCCATTTGTCGGCGATCTGCCCAATGCGCGATACCTGAATCTTGGACCGACCTCGCCCGCGTCCATCGATTTCACCGTGCCGGTAGAAGGCTTAGAGAGCCCGTGGCGACTGGCCAAATTTGTCTTTACTTACGATTCCGCCCGCGTGGCCGAACCGCCGCGCAGCATGGCAGATCTTGGCGCGTGGGTGGCAGTCAATCCGGGGCGATTTACCCATCCCGATCCGTCGAACTTCATGGGGTCAACCTTTCTAAAGCAGGCGCTGATCGAACTTGCGCCGGACGCGAGCGTTCTGCAGCAGCCCGTCACGGACGCGGGTTTCGCTGCGGCAACCGCCCCGTTCTGGGACTGGTACGACGCGCTGCGCCCGAACCTGTGGCGCGGCGGCGAAACCTATCCTGAAAACCAGTCGGTGCAGCAGCAACTGCTGAATGATGGCGAAGTGGATATTGGGATGTCCTTCGATCCGGCCTCGACCGCCGCCGCGATTGCGGACGGCCTGCTACCCGATAGCGCGCGGGTGTTCGTGCCCGAAAACGGCAGCATCGGCAACATCAGCTTTGTCGCGATTCCCTACAACGCGGCCAATGCCGAAGGGGCAGAGGTCGTGGCGAATTTCCTGCTGGACCCTGCGGCGCAGGCCCATATGCAAAATATCGAGGTGCTGGGGTCGTTCTCGGTGCTGGACCCGTCATTGCTGGATGATGCCGCCAAGGCCGCATTCGCCGCCCTGCCGACTGCTCCTTCGCTGCCGACCGTCGCCGAACTTGGTCCGACGCTGCTGGAGCCCCACGCAAGCTGGATGACCCGGCTGACCGCGGAGTGGGCGCGGCGCTACACAAAATGA
- a CDS encoding CDP-alcohol phosphatidyltransferase family protein, with translation MIDAALLPIQRRVLTPPARWLAARGIHADHITLVGFAVGVLTVPALAIGAYGLALAFLVVNRLADGLDGTVARMSRPTDRGAFLDIALDFVFYALFPLGFAFASPDKNALAAAVLIATFVGTGSSFLAFASIAAKRGERAASYPTKGIYYLGGLTEGFETIAIFAAMCLFPKSFPVLAYGYAAACALTTILRWRQGWLAFSPQKP, from the coding sequence ATGATTGACGCGGCCCTTCTGCCCATACAGCGGCGTGTGCTGACGCCGCCCGCCCGCTGGCTGGCTGCGCGGGGCATCCACGCCGACCATATTACGCTTGTTGGCTTTGCGGTGGGCGTGCTGACGGTCCCGGCACTTGCTATTGGCGCCTATGGTCTGGCGCTGGCGTTTCTGGTGGTGAACCGCCTCGCCGACGGATTGGACGGCACTGTGGCGCGGATGTCGCGTCCCACTGATCGCGGCGCGTTTCTGGACATCGCACTCGATTTTGTGTTCTACGCGCTTTTTCCGCTGGGTTTTGCCTTTGCGAGCCCGGACAAAAATGCCCTGGCGGCAGCCGTGCTGATTGCGACATTCGTCGGAACCGGATCGTCATTTCTGGCGTTCGCCTCGATTGCGGCCAAGCGTGGGGAGCGTGCTGCATCCTATCCGACCAAGGGCATTTACTACCTAGGCGGACTGACCGAAGGCTTCGAGACCATAGCGATTTTTGCAGCAATGTGTCTGTTTCCGAAAAGTTTTCCCGTGCTGGCCTACGGGTATGCCGCCGCCTGCGCTTTGACCACCATCCTGCGCTGGCGTCAGGGCTGGCTGGCATTTTCACCCCAGAAACCCTGA
- a CDS encoding TetR/AcrR family transcriptional regulator has protein sequence MPEQRLRGRPRGFDATEALEAATSVFWAKGYEGASVDALCRAMNMPRASLYQLFGDKERLFLAAIDHYAKTHLEPLAQSLGSIGVLEDDLEAFFDHVVTLATSDPSTLGCLISSVLSDAAGTNPLFKAELDRRFAALEARLSDRLRQSTYRLEAPAEVMAVVLASVARGLTLRARSGKSATELRAVGRAAARAFLHPVRE, from the coding sequence ATGCCCGAGCAACGTCTGCGTGGAAGACCGCGTGGCTTTGACGCCACCGAGGCCCTCGAGGCCGCGACATCCGTGTTCTGGGCCAAGGGCTATGAAGGTGCGTCGGTCGACGCGCTGTGCCGCGCCATGAACATGCCCCGCGCTAGCCTCTACCAACTCTTTGGTGACAAAGAGCGTCTGTTTTTGGCGGCAATAGATCATTACGCAAAGACACACCTCGAACCGCTGGCGCAGAGCCTTGGCTCAATCGGCGTGCTTGAAGATGACCTAGAAGCATTCTTCGACCATGTCGTCACCCTTGCGACGAGCGATCCATCAACGCTCGGCTGCCTTATTTCCAGCGTTCTGTCAGATGCGGCCGGGACCAACCCGCTATTCAAGGCGGAACTGGACCGACGGTTTGCGGCCCTCGAAGCGCGCCTGTCGGACCGGCTGCGCCAGTCCACCTACAGGCTGGAGGCGCCAGCCGAGGTTATGGCAGTGGTTTTGGCCTCGGTAGCGCGCGGGCTGACATTGCGGGCACGTTCTGGCAAGTCTGCCACCGAACTTCGCGCAGTCGGTCGTGCCGCCGCGCGCGCGTTTCTTCACCCAGTTAGGGAATGA